From Camelina sativa cultivar DH55 chromosome 5, Cs, whole genome shotgun sequence:
GGTTTAGATTAATTGAAAGGGGCCTAACTGAAAAAAGGGAGAAGGAAAtgataagagttttttttttgttttatgggctTTTAGTGAATTAGGTCCAAAGTATaaatgaatttagttaattaggtctAAACAACTAAAATGTACAGGTGTCAGATAAATAATAGGCCAAGTGTCATCttcttagcaaaagttgagaaaaaccttctcatattatataaaaattgaaaagacaaaattaggaaattaggaaatacatacataaacactctaTTATATTGCCTAATaacttattattgttttaaaactcttcaaatatagaaactttttttattagagtttcaaattttttttcctaaattaaattttactttaaaattcatCAGCAACAAGTTTAATTAACATCAATCTAATGTTCATTcaacaacaattcaaaagacaaaatagtttTTACATAAACCTAACAAAACTTCATCCGTAAATTGGATATATCtacatgaaaaatatatgtttctcttatataaaatttgaacttataaaaaaaatataataataactgaacttataattttgtttttttctatacaaaagacaaaaaaaacttttggtctAAAATATGCTCCAAAAAATGTGATGTCCTAATGCTTGGCTTCATTTGCTTACCCTATGGGTTGGGCCTCAGTCCGGACCTtgaaccatattttatatttactctAGGGTTGTCGTGTTTGTTGGTTATGGTAATACTACTACATaatgaaaaaatgaactatcatGATTTAATATGTTCAACATCACGACAAGAAATATGCGTATTTTTAGCACACGAAAAATGCTATCATTTCGTTTTGATAGCGATTTTGTAAACGCTGTCTTTGCTGGTGCCATCTTAGAGGGGACACATacaatagagttttttttcctttgctaTTATTTGTCTCGCTATAATAGTGCATTATTATCGCTATATTAAGATTATTGGTAGCATTTTAAATTtgctatattataattaatagtgtgTAAAGTAGACTAAAACTTAATGCAATGGTTGAGGGAGAGTAATCAGGGATTGGAATGAAATGTTAATGACCATGAAATCATAGGTGTTTGGTATTATTTTCATTACGTTATAATTGGGTGGTAAAcgtaaagatgaaaatgaaggatatacttcaatggaattctttaattaccttaaagattgtaataagtaatacaaataacGTCATAATAATggtttatatgattataattgATAGTGAAGATCTAAACCCCTTtcttaatatttctaaatttgataCCAAGCAATTTAAAAACGATTTTGGACATGATTAATGTTACATACAATTTGGAACTTCAAATAGGTGTTCGGGATCTTGACACAGACATTAAACCGAAAATGATTTAGAATTTGGTGGTGGAGTAggaaaattaaaccaaagaaacccaAGGATTAGGAGATTTTGTGAAGGTACATCCGAGGTGGTAGCTGCTGGGAACGATGATTGTGAAAAAGTGAGTATAGGTGAATTTGACATCGTTTGGTTCATATCCTCCTGATGGGTGTAAGGGCTGTCAATTATATTTGCTGGACTTGTaactgattttattttgttaggcccaatttaaaaatgtaaaaacaatgGCCTTTAAGAATAAGAGAGGACATGTGTCAGTTATATAATAAGccagattttattttgttttaagccGGATGACATTCTTATTCTTANACTTTAAAATTCATCAGCAACAAGTTTAATTAACATCAATCTAATGTTCATTcaacaacaattcaaaagacaaaatagtttTTACATAAACCTAACAAAACTTCATCCGTAAATTGGATATATCtacatgaaaaatatatgtttctcttatataaaatttgaacttataaaaaaaatataataataactgaacttataattttgtttttttctatacaaaagacaaaaaaaacttttggtctAAAATATGCTCCAAAAAATGTGATGTCCTAATGCTTGGCTTCATTTGCTTACCCTATGGGTTGGGCCTCAGTCCGGACCTtgaaccatattttatatttactctAGGGTTGTCGTGTTTGTTGGTTATGGTAATACTACTACATaatgaaaaaatgaactatcatGATTTAATATGTTCAACATCACGACAAGAAATATGCGTATTTTTAGCACACGAAAAATGCTATCATTTCGTTTTGATAGCGATTTTGTAAACGCTGTCTTTGCTGGTGCCATCTTAGAGGGGACACATacaatagagttttttttcctttgctaTTATTTGTCTCGCTATAATAGTGCATTATTATCGCTATATTAAGATTATTGGTAGCATTTTAAATTtgctatattataattaatagtgtgTAAAGTAGACTAAAACTTTTTCTTATTAGACGATGCATATGAGTCTCTCCattataaatttagtttatgatgttactatcatatgcttaaaaaatcatgttgttaagattgtgatgtttttttatatcatagcttgatatgagttgcatttttctatactaattaatttgacttctatagttttgagtaatatatgctaattgtatattggtatcatatatatttaggaatcttagtatcaaatagCTTTAGAATTAACCATCTTAAAAAGGAAAGATCaacaaaaattctcataacattttccactttcacatataatattttacttcctaagaaacttttttattatgacatttgatattataatattctgcGGTTTTTCTTCTAAGTAGCTAcgacaaaacaaatatttgttttattcaattgCATTTATGATAAAGCTAAAtagacatatataaaaattcatttcGGTGATGGAACAAAACTATTGCATTTTTATACTCAACCAAAACTTagagtaatttttttaactttatttacttggattcatttacattattaaaatttcGTAAAAgcaattttaatttgtattagaatgtataaagaataaattatattgagggATGTGATTGCATTTTTTACCTCACCAAAAATTAgctggtaaaatatatttattaagttcATTGTTGTTTacctaaatttcatatttagattgtattcatgtaagttatattccaaaatttcatgtttttgtagATGTCAGTGGTAATATAATTTGTGCAAACgcaagagagaaaataaaaagatggagaATGCTTAATATATCTTGAAAGTCTAAAGggagaaaaaaccataaacacactactatataatcaaaaatttctcCACATATTGAAATACTCTATTACTATctataaaaggaaaattcaagtaacaccaaacaaaagaacccaaaaaaaaattgaaatgatcaGTATATTTAAAAACCATTAAAAGAACAATTGctgagtaaacaaataaaagaactataatatccaaattactaaaattcaaaaataatgtaaactaaatccgtgcgtagcacgggATGACTTCTAGTTTAATAATACAGTTATACCTAGACTCAATCATCATTAACACTCccctttaattattttggtcaCATCTTTCGTCTTCAAAGGCGTAGAATGTCATATTGAGTAGAATCCCAATTGTTTGTGTTTCTGAATTGTAGGTATCTCTATGGGAGACACAATGTAATTATAATGTCGGggatttcaaaatttattggCCTgcttgagataaaaaaaattattaatactgtaataataataatatggaaGTGTTTCGGAAAATCATAAATaactttttgttcttatttgaaaagttttttttttttttggccaacaataattttaaatctttaagGACACATACTTTTTACAAAGATACAATaactttttgttcttatttgaaaagaatttctttcttttttccggTCAACAAttatttcaaaacctttaaGAACACAATATTGCCAACAAAGGAATGAATGGCTAATTTAGCCAAAGAATCCGACTATACAtggtatataaaaaatatatatcacacaggattcttttaaaattttgattatatgTTTCAATGTTCACTTGTAGAAGCTAAAATGCGAAAGTGTTAGATTTTAAAGTCTATGCAAGCAATCTCGGCTCTACTTGCAATCTATAAGGTTAAGTTTCATTTGCATgtcattaatataaatatacgtATATTTTTGAATGTATTGTTAAATTAAACTCAAAGAAAAACTaacatttaatattaaaaaatcaataaaaaatgaaatgaaacttGACAAGTTTTAACTTCTAGAGTCAAACCACAGTTGTAGTCCTTTGATATAACGTTTGTCTCCTAAAGTTTGAATAGATGAGAGCTGACTCCTTACTAGTTTGTCAATCCATCGGGTTAAAGTAGTTGCTGAGTTTGGATATATAGTCACCATGCTTGAAAGACATAGCGGCCAAGGAAGCTCCGTGTTCTATCGTGAGTAGAGTCTGAGACAATAGAGAAAGATCGATGGCCAGTGATTTGTGTACTTTGAGCTGAATATGTTTGAATATATCTCCTTTACCTTTCCATAGGCCAACATCCATATATACAACCCTCccacaatacatatatatactgtttaattaattataagaacaaagagaagaaatatgagtttagagaaagaaacaagCATTAAGTAAAACAATAAGGCCATTAAAATATGAGTTTAGAGAAAGAAACCAACATTAAGTAAAACAATAAGACCATTAAAATATGAGTTTAGAGACTTTAGAGTTCATGGATgaaagcagcaacaacaaaaaccaaaaaaacatcgGAATTACATTACTAGCTAGGCCACTGATGAACCCAACGACCTACTACAACATATCATATGGTAATTACTCCTCTGCGTCttcattctcatcatcatctttcttctcctaATTTGCGAATGCAAATTACCATCTTTAGTATAGGGCTTTCACCCAGGGACCAATAAGGCATGAACATGTAATTCTCCAAAGGAGTTTCGAAGCTTATTTTCTTAATCCTGTTCATCTTCTTGGATTCATACGACACCCTTTCACGTCCCCTCCGGTAGATGAGACGATATGAGTATTCTCCAACACCTGGAACAGAAGGTGATATACAGTTGACAGTCACGTACACACCATGTGCCGCCTTGAAGCACTGAACAACAACCAGTGGACCATTTTCATATTCCTGAAGGACTAATATCTTCTTACTGATGCGTACCCATGCGGCATCGTACTGGCCACACGTGAAGCTTAAGCAATTAGCCTCGTGTTTAGCATAGTAATGACTGTAGAGATTCTTGTACATGCCCTTGTAGTTGCAACCTGGTTCAGGGCAATAGCAGAGATAAACACAGCACTCCTTCTCATGGACTAATTCTTTGCCATAAGAGAACTTTTCCTTGCAGCCATGTTCAGCGTTTCGGCATGGGACAATGACCGATTCCAAAATTCTCTCCATTATTCTGGATCGATAGTTCCCGACGGCTGAACCGCATGAAGGGCATTGATTCCTCAGATCATTATAGCAAGATGAGCATGTCATATGTCCATCTACACACTGAGATGTAAAACTTAGAGTTAgtttattttatctaattaactTGTATAGAGAAGAGAAACCAAGAAATAGCAATCAAGATTACATTTGAGAAATCCAAACAATCGTCCGTTATGTTTCTTTTGTCCTATACGAATCACTGTTACACTAATCATTGTTATCCTAAAGTCTCATATCAACAAAAATCATCTTTCTAGGACTCGTAACTGCATGCAATCATTATTTTTtaccaccaaaacaaaattacaaattaaccAGGAAGAAGAGAAACCTGATAGATAGGACTCGTCAGTGCCTTGGAGCAATTAAGACAGTGCAGAAGATCAAGATCGGATAGTACCCCAAATCGTGCCATCACGTCACCATTAGCAGCTCCTAAAGCATTCTCCATGGCCACGAGTCTTTGCCTCTTTGGGCGGCTGCACGATGCTTCTCCTGAGAGGAGTTGTTTGGTGTTCGACCCGTTATCCATTCCTATTGGAGTATAAGAGATCTGGTGGTAGATGCTTTTACATGTGTGCTTCGTTACTTATATATACGTACAGAAGAAAGAGTGCAGTGCGTAAACCCTTCTTCCTTACatgcaatgtttttttcttaagtttagATTAGATTCTGTGGTTAATAAATTTCTAAGGCTATCACTATATcttatcataattaattatatcttATCCATGTttctcatttttaatataaaaattaattttgtatctCCCAGTTTTCAGTTTTGTCCATACCATTTAATttcaaatctaattaaattttgttcaaCCATTAACATTTCATGCCTTTTTTAGGGCGTGTAAATGACTCTATATCATATTAACAGGTTCTTCTTTTCAGttattgtagaaaagtaaaactcgtattataattagttttttttaaggttCATCAGTCCCAACAGTAGGTTGTAACGAATCTGGTattcaaatatcaaaagattaaaaaatatgaaattgacgAATGTTTACAAGCTCGTGTTTAATTAACCACTTATCATCAGATTCGAATATGACACTAATGAAATATAAATTTCGTATGTTGAGACTATTGTACTGCATCATCTTCCAAATCCAAGGCCGCTAAAACCCTTGAAATGGTTCGTACTCCAACCAAAGAAACTTATCCCAACTCCCACTCATAAACATGTTCTTTCATTCCAGACATCAACAACATTGCATTTAAGATGTCTTCTTGGAGGAGGAGACCTTACATGAGATAAAAGTTTTGTATTCTTCAGTGAGtaatttttagtatatatatatatatatatatatatatatatatatatatatcttgagtttttttatatttttaaaataaactacacAATAAATACTACAACGAAAGCACAGTACGGATTTGAACAAGAATATCTTTAAATAAACATGTAGCATAGCATAGTGATGGTTGTACTCGTTTACAATTAAGTTAAACAATGAGCCATGAGAAACATTTGTTTAGAAGAAACATCATAAATTTATCATAAGGGTACCAGAAGAACGACCTACTATGGTTTGTATGTGATGATTACTTcgtcatcaacatcttcttcatctttctcgcGTATGCGAATCACCATATTCGATGTAGGACACTCAACCCACAGAAAGTTAGGAACTAACATGAAGTCCTTCTCCGGAGTTTTGAAGCTCAATTTCTGAACCCTATTCATCTCCGACGATCCAAAAGTCATAGTGTTACCTTCCATGGAACATGAGATCTCGTAGGTCAACTCTCCAACTCCTGGAGCAGAAGGGGCAATACAGTTCACTGTCAGATATAAACCTTCTTTCGCCTTGAAATATATGACAGCAACCAATGGACCATCTATATGCCTCTGAATGACTGCAAAGTATCGCCATGCACAAATGGAATTTGTACACCAGAACTGTTTAGGTTCGTCGTGTCTGTGATAATCGGAGTAGTGACTGTTGAGATCATTGTACACGCCCCTGTAGTAGCAGTAAGGTGCAGGACAATAGCACAGAGCAAAACAACATTCCTTCTCATGAACTGATAGTTCTTTGTAATCATTGAATTTCATGGTGCAGCCATGTTGGGTGTTTTGGCACAGGAAAGAGTTTCCTTCCATGATTCTCTCCACATTTCCAGATCGGTTTCTACCTATGGGCAAATTGCAGTTAGAGCATTTGTTCCTTAGTTTAGTAGTACAACACAAGGAGCAAGTTATATGTCCACAAACACACTGAAATCCAAAACTCACAAAGTTAGTTAAGAATAATATATTTGCCGAAAGTTGCGACGAGTAGTCTATAGAAAAGAAATGTACCAATGCATATTTAACTTGCTCCTTGTCTAGTGGAAATTGTCAACTCACAAAtaacagaaagaaaagaaaactaaccaACCCTAATCTGTAACCCATATGTTTTCTAGAGACGAAATTACCATCAGTAAGACAAAAGGAATGGTGAGATTAGTTGTAAACACTTGAGTTGGTTTTATTATAATTGAACCTCTTTTGGGAGGTATAATTCCCACACATTTGTCTTGGTCTTATAATCCGTATCTAGTCCAGAACCTAAGAAAATGTATGGATCTCGAACTCGAACTTCTAGGCTATACTTAGGAAAAGAGATTATTCATTATGTCTCTTCTACCAATCTTTCACAGGAGTCATTTGAAAATTCAATCAAATGGAAAATGTATCACAAATCACTGTTaaaatcaactatatatatcGGATTATAAGAAGGAGGCGTGAATGACCTGAAAGATAGGAGACATGACTTCGTCACAGCAGGAAATCTCGAAACTTTCAGACATTTTTTCTAGTTAGGGTGGCTGCTCGATGCGTCTCTAGCGACGTTTGTGTTTGCCCTTGGAAATGTGAGAAGGAGATAAgccctatttttattttttgttgtctttttccACCGCACCGGTTGGGTCAGACTTTAAAACGTTTATTGACAGCAAATTTTCTAACCCTTATCCATTCACAACGTAACGTCTATGCACTtgaatgttttattattttttttttccttaatttcatatttttaaaagtatattttataatcaaataaaataaccCACTCGTTATTTTTTTCAGACAAGTGgtgtattatatatttcttttactCGCACAAAAATCTGTTGTATGTTTTCaatttaacatataaaatcaaataaattcaacaaaatattaatttaagtcagtttaacaaatcaaatttgagTGAGTTAAACGGATCCTAACTTTGGGAACGAAACAGTAAAGGAGACTTAAAAATGTAAGAGATGTTAGTAAATATGCTTActtaaaaatgcaaaaatttaaatctaaaaaatttagatgaGATTTGggagaattttacaataaatcattacTGTTTCACCAAATTCAcccaaatcatcaaaatcatagaaaatataataaaaaatcatcaaaatgttaaatattaatatttccttcttttttgttgttgttgataatcATTAAAAATCGTGTTTGCTTACATGGATGGTAGAGAAATTTGTGTGATACTTGTGTTGATATAAAGCTAAGGATTAGAAAATTTAGGCACTTCTTATTTAATGATTGTAATTTGTTCTTCGATTGCAATGAAAcataatgtaatatttttttgtcatctaaATATCTAATTCATGTTCCGGCGCATTGTATGATTCGAAAAGCAGCTCCAGTTAACAAGAAATTGAGGAGATGTTGTTGTTCGGTCCTTCGGAAGTTAATATATGCAATGCAAAAAACCTGTTATAAGAGGATGGAAATGTCTATTCCATAAATTATGATAACTCATTGTAAATGCAATGCATGAAACTACAAAATCAAACTCAATGACCCATTACCTAACAGAGTTCCCTACTTCTACTGACCTAACATAGCTCAGATATGAACATAGGCATCTTCATTGCCGATGCTAATCTCCATCTTCACATTAACACCACTCAACATATAAGATGGGATCAACAGAAAGTCATCTTAAGGCTGATCTTCTAGTTTTCTCGATTTTTGAATATTCTTCACCCGCAACCCCAGCCTTAGTGTGCTATATTAATGATCAATCATATCAATGATTGTGTCAATCAAATATTCTCATTACTCTTGTCAATCTTCTATATCTGTTAAGTAGATCATGTAATTACTCTCTGTATAGAACCCTAGGAGAATCCTTAGGTGTATATATACTTGTAACTCTATATTGAATATTTGATTGACACAATTATTGATATGATTGATCCTTTATATGCTAAACTCTTTGATTCTGGCTAGGCTGTTCGAGAATTTGCGCACTCCCGGAACCGTAGGCGCTATATGGCTCACAGTCACATTCACCCCTTCTGATCCGATAAAACTATCAACTACAGTCACATcaccttctttctcttcttgaaaaATGACCATCTTGTTGGCTTAAGCATGAAGTCAACTTAAGAAGTAGGATAATCCTTATCTAAACCGAGTTATGGTTAAGAGATAAGGACTAAGTATGTTAGGAGCTATCTAACATAAGGTTTTCCTAGTAGGATTAGGACAAAGGTTCTTCTATATAAGGAGATGTCTACTTGTGACATAACTTatgatttgagagagagagagattgagagagcttAAGTTTTGAGATAATTTTCTTAAGCAATAAAGAAAAGGTGTTCTTTGATTCGATCTTGAGTTCTTAAATCAAgctttaaaacaatatttggtatcagagcgaggATAAAACAATGACAAAGAATGAAGAAGTTGAGGCTACTTTGAGCAAGCAAAAGGACGGAGGAGGTCAATCCTCAATCAAGTGTCTGATGTTGACTGCAAGCAACTACACCGTTTGGCCTATGCGGATGAAGATCCTACTGAAAGTGAACAAAGTTTGGGACGTCATAGAGACAGAGGATGATGATGCTAACTTGAACGATATGGTGATGGCCCTACTGTTCCAATCTATCTCTGAATCTCTTATTCTTCAAGTCGGCGAACTTGATAGCGCAAAGAAGGTTTGGGAAGCCATCAAAACAAGACATGTTGGAGCAGAACGAGTCAAAGAGGCTAGATTACAAACCCTAATGGCAGAATTCGACCGACTTAAGATGAAAGATGCAGAGtctattgatgattttgttgggAAGCTATCTGAGATTTCTTCAAAGTCAGCTGCTCTAGGAGAAGATATTGAGGAACCCAAAAttgttaagaaatttcttaagaGTCTTCCTCGTAAGAAATATATCCATATTGTTGCATCACTTGAGCAGGTATTGGATCTTAACAAAACAAGCTTTGAGGACATTGTGGGTCGCTTAAAAACATATGAGGAACGTATCGTTGAGGAAGAGGAGGCACAAGAAGATCAAAGCAAGTTAATGTATGCCAACTCAGAGTCTCAAGCTCCACCTGCAAATCGTGACTTCAATGGTGGATACTATGGAGGGTATCGAGGTAGAGGTCGCGGAGGTCGGTTCAGAGGAAGAGGCCGTGGAAGATTTGCAGGTGGAACAAGGGATCTATCTGAGATTGAATGTTTTCGGTGTGATAAATTTGGACACTATGCTTCTAAGTGTCCAGATCGCTTTCTCAAACTGCAGGAAACATAGGAGAATGACACAAAGGACACTGAGGATGCGGATGAACTCATGTTACAAGAGGTAGTTTACTTGAACGAGCAGAAGGTGGTACCAAGCAAGTATGAAGCGAgcaatgaagaagataacacTTGGTATCTAGACAATGGGGCTAGCAACCACATGACCGGGAATCgaagatatttctctgttttggaCAACACCATCACAGGAAAAGTAAAATTTGGTGATGACTCACGCATTGACATAAAAGGCAAAGGATCTATCGAACTTATTGACATGAATGGTGAGGCAAGAACAATGAGCAATGTCTACTACATCCCGGGTCTGAAGGGCATCATAATTAGCCTTGGACAGGCTACAGAAGCTGGCTGTGACGTAAGGATGAGAGGAGAAACTCTTATCATGTATGATCGTAACGGGAAATTGCTTGTCAAAGCATCAAGAGCAAGGAATCGATTATATAAGGTTTGTATGAGGATAAAAGATACTGTCTGATTGAGTTTAACAACAATGAGTGATTCTAGTAAGTGGCATGCACGCCTAGGACATATCAATCACGAAACAATGAAAGCGATGATGCAGAGAGAGCTTGTTGTCCGGACACCTCACTTGAAGTTTGAAAAGGAAATCTGTGACTCTTGTCTTCTAGGCAAACAGACTAGATAGGTGTTCCCAAAAGCATCTTCATATCGAGCTTCAAGAGTTTTAGAACTTGTTCACGGTGACTTATGTGGTCCTATAACACCAAGCACAACTGCTGGGAATAGATACATTTTTGTGCTCATAGACGAATAttcaagatatatgtggacGATACTGCTGAAGGAAAAGAGCGATGCTTTCaacaaatttaagaaatttaagGCTGTGGTAGAACAAGAGCCGGGAGAGAAGATCACAACTTTCAGGACGAAAAGAGGAGGAGAGTTCGTCTCGCATGAATTCGATTCTTTTTGTGCTACTTCAGGGATAAAACGGCATCTTACAGCTCCGTACACACCACAACAGAATGGCATTGTTGAGAGAAGAAATAGGACTTTATTAGAAATGACCAGAAGCATCATGAAGCACATGAATGTCACAAGCTACTTGTGGGGAGAAGCAATTAGACATTCAACATATTTGCTAAACAGAGTAGCCACTAGAGCAGTCAAGGATAGAACTCCTTATGAAGTTTTACGTTCGAAGAAGCCTAATTTCAGTCATCTTCGTATATTCGGCTGTATTGGATACAC
This genomic window contains:
- the LOC104787583 gene encoding E3 ubiquitin-protein ligase SINA-like 2 encodes the protein MSESFEISCCDEVMSPIFQCVCGHITCSLCCTTKLRNKCSNCNLPIGRNRSGNVERIMEGNSFLCQNTQHGCTMKFNDYKELSVHEKECCFALCYCPAPYCYYRGVYNDLNSHYSDYHRHDEPKQFWCTNSICAWRYFAVIQRHIDGPLVAVIYFKAKEGLYLTVNCIAPSAPGVGELTYEISCSMEGNTMTFGSSEMNRVQKLSFKTPEKDFMLVPNFLWVECPTSNMVIRIREKDEEDVDDEVIITYKP